A window of Paenibacillus polygoni contains these coding sequences:
- the dnaI gene encoding primosomal protein DnaI — protein sequence MESLGPILQQLNPSFRQQSKRIEDQVNADPFVQKFREEHPEVDDMKFKLSLSKFYQYAKDRNHCANCPGLANCPNDFQGHYSKLSVEYFNGQPEIIDKKTPCSLQLKSDHDKQVKERIRSFYVDERTLSEGYNVAEILRKDLQRAPAVNKVFRYINDTKQNGLSPEGLYLEGSFGTGKTFLMGYLLHELALLGYTGVIVYMPDFVEDLKSMIQEGQKLKETTEILKNCDLLIFDDIGAENLSPWVRDHVLGSILNYRMNRKPTFYTSNYSLESLEQHLSFTSKDGEERHKGQRLMDRIRPFVEVVPVRGENQRGKHRG from the coding sequence ATGGAATCTTTAGGCCCCATTTTGCAGCAGTTGAATCCATCCTTTCGTCAGCAATCAAAGCGCATTGAAGATCAGGTTAATGCAGATCCCTTTGTGCAAAAATTCAGGGAAGAACATCCTGAAGTGGATGATATGAAGTTTAAGCTTTCATTAAGTAAATTTTATCAATATGCGAAAGACCGTAATCATTGTGCGAATTGTCCGGGACTAGCGAATTGCCCCAATGATTTTCAAGGTCATTATTCCAAACTTTCGGTTGAATATTTTAATGGACAACCTGAAATTATAGATAAGAAGACTCCTTGCTCTCTACAGCTGAAAAGCGACCATGACAAGCAGGTGAAAGAGCGAATCCGCAGTTTCTATGTGGATGAGCGCACGCTAAGTGAAGGATATAATGTGGCAGAGATTTTACGGAAAGACTTGCAGCGTGCCCCAGCAGTGAATAAAGTGTTCCGTTATATTAATGATACGAAGCAAAATGGTTTATCACCTGAAGGGCTATATCTCGAAGGAAGTTTTGGAACAGGGAAGACATTTTTAATGGGGTATTTGCTTCATGAACTTGCTCTTCTTGGTTATACGGGTGTGATCGTCTATATGCCTGACTTTGTGGAAGATCTAAAATCCATGATTCAGGAAGGACAGAAGTTAAAAGAAACAACGGAAATATTAAAAAATTGTGATTTGCTCATTTTTGATGATATCGGGGCAGAAAACTTAAGTCCATGGGTACGCGATCATGTTCTGGGTTCCATTTTAAATTACCGAATGAACCGTAAACCAACGTTCTATACCTCCAACTACAGTTTGGAAAGTTTGGAACAACATCTGAGTTTTACAAGCAAGGATGGGGAAGAAAGACACAAAGGGCAACGACTCATGGATCGTATTCGGCCTTTTGTTGAAGTGGTCCCTGTGCGCGGAGAGAATCAGCGGGGGAAACATCGAGGATAA
- a CDS encoding YqzM family protein, translating to MEPKVLRPYDPRSHKNEEPRNDLFDLMGGFFGMFLFMTVIFFGMVIIKFLIS from the coding sequence ATGGAACCAAAAGTGCTTCGTCCTTATGATCCACGTTCCCACAAGAATGAAGAACCCCGTAATGATTTATTCGATCTTATGGGTGGATTTTTTGGCATGTTCCTGTTCATGACGGTCATCTTTTTTGGAATGGTCATTATTAAATTCCTGATCAGTTAA
- the trxA gene encoding thioredoxin: MAIVNVSDQSFNTEVEGTGTVLVDFWAPWCGPCKMLAPILEELAADVGDDVKIAKVNVDENPESASRFGVMSIPTLILFKDGQPVDKVVGLNSKENLKNLISKH; encoded by the coding sequence ATGGCTATTGTAAATGTATCCGATCAATCCTTTAACACTGAAGTTGAAGGTACAGGAACGGTTCTTGTAGATTTCTGGGCGCCTTGGTGCGGTCCTTGTAAAATGCTTGCTCCGATCTTGGAAGAGCTAGCTGCTGACGTTGGCGATGACGTTAAAATTGCTAAGGTGAACGTAGATGAGAATCCTGAATCTGCTTCCCGTTTTGGCGTAATGAGTATTCCAACTTTGATTCTGTTCAAAGATGGTCAGCCCGTTGATAAAGTCGTTGGACTGAACTCCAAAGAAAACCTGAAAAACCTGATTTCCAAACACTAA
- the uvrC gene encoding excinuclease ABC subunit UvrC has protein sequence MDSHLESIEEQEKALENIKHKLALLPDLPGCYLMKNAQGTIIYVGKAKVLKNRVRSYFTGSHNGKTQRLVADIRNFEYIVTNSDKEALLLELNLIKQHQPKYNVLLKDDKTFPYLKITNERHPKLEVTRRVLKDKAKYFGPYPNSYAAHQTKKLLDRMYPLRKCGVMPKDVCLYYHMGQCMAPCVKEIPKKTYEGISQEIGSFLSGGHEEIRKDLEKKMHEAAEDLYFERAKELRDQIMSIDALMEKQKITTADNKDRDVFGFAVDKGWMCVQILYVRQGKMIERHVTTFPFYGDAYGDFISFVTQYYSDNPALPKEILLPVAEEMDHKEDQEKDEAAALLRSEHAESAGTHDPVSAAELLQDWLGIKVLLPKRGLKRQMVTMAIQNAKVSLDEKFRLIERTEERTSKAAERLAGALGLPSLNRIEAFDNSNIQGSNPVSGMVVFVDGKPEKKEYRKYKIRTVQGPDDYETMREVIRRRYERVLKEDLKRPDLIIVDGGKGQISAAQEILHDELGLFIPVCGLVKDAKHKTAQLMKGDTYETVQLARDSQEFYLLHRIQEEVHRYAITFHREQRGKSMVVSKLDSIPGIGEKRRKMLLKHFGSLRKIKEASIEDFRPLSIGDKLAKQIIDSLQDEEP, from the coding sequence ATGGACTCGCATTTGGAGAGCATAGAAGAACAAGAAAAAGCGCTTGAGAACATCAAGCATAAGCTCGCTTTACTTCCGGATCTTCCCGGCTGCTATCTCATGAAGAATGCACAAGGAACGATTATTTATGTAGGTAAAGCCAAAGTTCTGAAGAACCGGGTACGCTCTTATTTTACAGGCAGTCATAATGGAAAAACACAAAGACTCGTTGCAGATATTCGCAACTTCGAATATATCGTCACTAATAGTGACAAAGAAGCATTGTTACTTGAGCTCAATCTCATAAAACAACATCAACCGAAGTATAATGTGCTTTTAAAGGATGACAAAACATTTCCTTACTTAAAAATAACAAACGAACGCCATCCCAAATTAGAGGTGACTCGGAGAGTCCTCAAGGATAAAGCAAAGTATTTTGGTCCTTATCCAAACTCCTACGCTGCACATCAGACCAAAAAGCTGCTCGACCGGATGTATCCACTCCGTAAATGCGGTGTAATGCCTAAGGACGTTTGTCTTTATTACCACATGGGTCAGTGTATGGCTCCGTGTGTGAAAGAGATTCCAAAAAAAACCTATGAGGGCATCAGTCAGGAGATTGGGTCTTTCCTTAGCGGTGGTCATGAAGAAATAAGAAAAGATTTAGAGAAAAAAATGCATGAAGCCGCAGAAGATCTTTATTTTGAACGGGCAAAAGAATTACGTGATCAGATTATGAGCATAGATGCGCTTATGGAGAAACAGAAAATTACGACCGCGGATAATAAAGACCGGGACGTATTTGGTTTTGCTGTGGATAAAGGGTGGATGTGTGTTCAAATTTTATATGTCCGCCAAGGGAAAATGATTGAACGGCATGTCACGACTTTTCCGTTCTATGGGGATGCTTACGGTGATTTTATATCCTTCGTAACCCAGTATTATAGTGATAATCCCGCATTACCTAAAGAAATTCTGCTTCCTGTAGCAGAGGAGATGGATCATAAGGAAGATCAAGAAAAGGATGAAGCCGCCGCGTTATTGAGATCAGAACATGCAGAATCGGCTGGAACGCATGACCCTGTCTCTGCGGCTGAACTATTGCAAGACTGGCTTGGTATCAAAGTGCTTCTTCCTAAACGCGGACTTAAGCGTCAAATGGTAACCATGGCGATTCAAAACGCGAAGGTTTCCCTTGATGAGAAATTCCGTTTAATAGAACGGACCGAAGAACGGACCTCCAAAGCGGCAGAACGCTTGGCTGGTGCCCTTGGACTTCCGTCATTAAACCGCATTGAAGCCTTTGATAACTCGAATATCCAAGGTTCAAATCCCGTATCGGGCATGGTGGTATTCGTTGACGGAAAACCGGAGAAGAAAGAATACCGAAAATATAAGATTCGAACTGTACAAGGACCTGATGACTACGAGACGATGCGTGAAGTGATCCGGCGCCGATACGAGAGGGTGCTGAAGGAAGACTTGAAGCGACCTGATCTAATTATCGTCGATGGCGGGAAAGGTCAAATATCAGCAGCTCAGGAAATTTTGCATGATGAGTTAGGATTATTTATTCCGGTGTGCGGACTTGTAAAAGATGCAAAACATAAGACGGCGCAGCTGATGAAAGGCGATACCTACGAAACGGTGCAGCTTGCTCGCGACAGTCAGGAATTTTATCTTCTTCACCGGATCCAGGAAGAGGTTCACCGCTATGCCATTACGTTCCACCGTGAGCAGCGCGGGAAGTCTATGGTTGTCTCTAAGCTGGATTCCATTCCGGGAATCGGGGAGAAGAGACGCAAGATGTTACTCAAACATTTTGGTTCTTTACGCAAAATTAAAGAGGCCAGCATTGAAGATTTCCGGCCTCTTTCCATCGGCGATAAACTCGCCAAACAAATTATTGATTCTCTTCAAGATGAGGAGCCGTGA